The Marivirga tractuosa DSM 4126 genome contains the following window.
AAATAAATCTTGACCAGTTTCATAGGCGGAAACCTCTGACTTTTTAGTTAGATATTGAGCAAGTGCTTCTTTAACAACCTGAGATTTTGAAAGCCCATTTTGCTCACAGTATTCTGCAAGTTTCTTTTCTTCAGCTGATGTTAGTCGTGTGGTAAGCATCTCTAATTTATCTAGTATTACAAATGTAATACATATTTTTTAATCTGCAAGTTCCAATTTACTTTTTTTAATCAAAAATAATCCAAAGAAAGTAAGTAATCCGTTGACTACCAGTATTTCAAAACCAAATTTATAGCCACTGAACCATATTTCTGAATTGTCATTTATGATATATGAAAGAATAGGTGAAACAACTGCAACGACAGGGACCCATTGATCTTTTAACTGATATTTGGTAATTAAACCAAAGGTGAATAATCCTAAAATAGGTCCGTAAGTATAACCTGCCGCTTTAAAAACAGCAGTAATTACGCTTTGATCATTAATGGCTTTGAATGCTATGATGACCAAAAATAGAATGACTGAAAAGGCCAAGTGTACTCGGATTCGAATTTTCTTTGAAATGGGCTTATCGTCTTGTCCTAAACCGAGGAAATCAACACAAAAAGAAGTAGTTAAAGCTGTAAGGGCTGAATCAGCACTTGAATAAGCTGCAGCAATTATGCCCAAAAGGAAAACTACTCCTGCAATTAAAGGGAAATGCTCTAATGCAAGCAGTGGATATAAATCATCAGTTCTCGTTGGAATAGCAATATTCATTTCACCAGCATAAATATAAAGCAGGGCTCCCATGCTCAGGAACATGAAGTTCACAATCACTAAAACAATACAAAACCAAAACATATTTTTCTGTGCATCTTTCAAAGATCGACAAGTCAGGTTTTTTTGCATCATATCCTGATCTAAGCCTGTCATCACTATGGCAATGAAAGCACCGCTTATAAATTGCTTAAAGAAATTTTGACCGCTTTGCCAATCCCATACAAAAATTTCAGAATAGCCAGAAGCCGAAACTTTTTCTGTTAACTGAAACCATGACATATCCAAAGCATCTTTCATTAAATAGATGCTGATGGCAACTGCCGAAATCATGAAAAGAGTTTGTAGAGTGTCCGTCCAGACAATGGTTTTGATCCCACCACGGAAAGTATAGAGCCAGATTAATGCAATGGTGATCGCAACGGTAACCGAAAAAGGCCAACCATAAGCATCGAAAATAGCTAATTGCAGAACTCCAGCTACTAAAAATAATCTAAAAGAAGATCCTACTATTCGGGATAGTAAAAAGAAAAATGCCCCACTTTTATAGGAGTATTTTCCAAATCTTTGTTCCAGATAAGTATAAATACTGATTAGATTAAGTCGATAATAAAGAGGAAGTAAGACCGTGGCAATCACGAGATATCCCACCAAATAACCCATTACCACTTGAAAATAAGCAAATGCAGTATTGCCTACTTCGCCTGGCACACTTATGAAGGTCACCCCAGAAAGAGAAGCTCCGATCATCCCAAATGCCACCAAATACCAAGGCGATTGTCTGTTGGCGGTGAAAAATGTAAGATTGTCATTTTTACGCGAAGTAAGATAGGAAATCCCCATTAAAACCAAGAAGTAAACGGAAATGACTGTAATAACCAGTATTGGACTCATATAGAAAAGTTATGGTAAATGAATTCGAAAATACAATTACAAAAATTAATTTTTATCAATTAATCCTATTTCTCAATTAATTTTAAAATCGGCTTTTCTTAAATAAAACCGAATTTGGTTAAATTTTCGTAAATTTGCATGTGAATTATGCTTAATTGTAACATTAGGCTATTTTTAAAGTTATTGAGTCGTGATGAGTGATTTTAAGATATATTATCAGTTTGAAGAAGACAAAAGAGAAGAGGTTTTGGAAACGACCTCTGATGAGGATATCAATGATTTAATTGTATATAATGATGATGTGAATACATTTGACCACGTCATCAATACATTGATAAAAGTTTGTAAGCATTCTCCAGAGCAAGCCGAACAATGTACATTATTAGTACATTACAAAGGGAAATGCGCTGTAAAGAAAGGTTCTTTTGTTGACTTGATTCCTTACAGACAAGCTATAGTAGATGCAGGAATAAATGCCGAGATAGAATAATATGGAGTTTTCCTCTAAATTAATTGAATCTGCAGTAAATGAATTTTCGAAGCTGCCTGGCATTGGAAAAAAGACTGCATTAAGATTAGTCCTACACTTATTAAAACAAGACGAAAATTTTACTACTGATATTGCGCAATCTCTTGTAGATATGCGTCAGAATATCAAATACTGTAAAAAATGCCACAATATTTCTGATGAAGTGGTTTGTAATATCTGCAAAAGTCATAAAAGGGATAATTCTATTATCTGCTTGGTGGAAGATACTCGTGATGTACTAGCAATAGAAAATACTTCTCAATACAATGGCTTGTACCATGTTTTAGGCGGAATTATTTCTCCTATTGAAGGAATTGGACCAGAAGACCTGACTATAGATAGTTTGATGGAAAGAGTTTCGAACTCAGATTCAGAAGTAAAAGAAATCATTTTCGGACTGTCTCCCACTATGGAAGGCGATACCACTGCTTTCTATATCAGCAAGAAAGTAAAGCAGTTTGGTATTAAAACCAGCACTATTGCCAGAGGAATTCCAATTGGTGGTGAGCTGGAATATGCAGATGAAATTACTTTGGGTAGAAGTATTGTGAGTCGAACGGCTTACGAATAGCCCTAATCCTTAATCCTTTTTCTTGATAGAGAGGGATCGATTATTAGAGTTATTAACTTTAATTAGTTGTCAATCAAGTATTTACAAATAAAGTATCAGTTTTGGCACAATACTTGGTTAATCCTTCATAACACCAAACAATTAAAGTTATGAAGAAGCACATATTACTTCCGTTTGTTTTAGGATTAGGATTATTGTTTTTCTCTAATTCTGCAAAATCTCAAAATTTTCAAATTGTGGCTTCTTTTGGTACAGCACATAACTGGGCAGTTCCAAATGCAGTACTTTATGAAATTGATTACTACTATCCGTATCATCAGATTGTTCATATCAATCGTGAGCAAAGAGGTAGAAATCTATTTTATAATGTTTTGCTAGAGAGAAGAGGTCAGTTTGTGGAATTGTTCTTTGGTAGACACGCAATTATTTTGGATGTCAACTACTACAATAGATATCCATTAGCACAGCATATATGTAGCGGTCATTGTGGTTATCATGGTAACTTTTATAGAGCTCACCAAGTAGTTTGTAATCATAGAGGCCATAGACATGGTCGTCATAATGGGCATAACCACATTGCTTACAGAAGTGGTAGAAATTATAATTCTTATGCAGTTAATAATGGTGCTGTCAATAGAAATGTAAGACCGAGTTATGCGTCAAATAATGTAAGAATAGATTCAAGAAGAAGTTCTTCTAGCCGAAGTTCAGTCGCTAGAAATGATGCTAGGGGTAACTCTAAGAGCAGAGGCAATAACGCTGGATACATAAGAAGCAATTCAAATTCAAGAACCAATAATTCTGAAGGAAGAAGCAATAGCTCAAATTCAAGAGTTACTGAATCCGTTAGAAAACCAAGTTCCGCTGTGAGAGGAAATGGGAAAAATAGAAGTAGTGATAGTAAAAACTCTAGATCTGCAAGTTCTTCTTCCAGAAGTAGAAATTAGTGTAAAGTTTTAATTTAAGTTTGAAGGCCTCAGAAATGAGGTCTTTTTTTTGTGAATAGGTTAAATAATAAAATGACTTTAATTATAACCGTTTATCAATTACATTTTAAATAGTATAAAAAACGATGTAAATTGAAAAATGAATTTAATAATCACTCCAACTATTTATACAGTATGAAAAAACTCTTTACTCTCATTCTCATATTTTTCCTTACAAGTGCTTTGTTTGCTCAAAATCTTCAAAGTCCTGAGCAAAAGTTAGGATATTCATTGGGCGATAAATTTACTTTTCATCATCAAGTTGTAGATTATTTCAAATATCTAGCTGAAAATTCTGATCAAATTATCTTAAAGAAATATGGTGAAACTTATGAAGGAAGACCACTTTATTATGCAGTGATTTCTTCAAAAGAAAATATAGCAAATCTTGACGAAATACAGCGTCAAAACCTTGCGCAAACAGGGCTGAAAGGCAGTTTTGAAGCTGTTGCAGATAAGGCTTTGGTATGGCTGAGCTACAATATTCATGGTAATGAAGCCTCATCAACCGAAGCATCCATGAAAACAGCTTTTGAATTATTGAATGGAGGAATGGAAAGTGAGGAATGGCTAAAAAATACTGTAGTCATAATGGATCCTTGTGTAAACCCAGATGGAAGAGATCGTTATGCTAATTTTTACAGAAGATATGGCGCAATGGATTTTAATCCTAATTTAGAAGCTGTAGAACATGATGAGCCATGGCCAGGTGGTCGACCAAACCACTATTTATTTGATTTGAATAGGGATTGGGCATGGCAAACACAAACTGAATCAAAAGCTAGAATGAAAGCATATCATGAATGGATGCCTCATATTCATGTCGATTTTCATGAACAATCCATCAATAGTCCTTATTATTTTGCTCCTGCAGCTGAGCCACTTCATGAGGTGATTACGGATTGGCAAAAGGATTTTCAAATCCAAATCGGTAAAAATCATGCAAAATATTTTGACCAAAATAATTGGCTATACTTTACCCGCGAAAGGTTTGATTTGTTCTATCCAAGTTATGGAGATACTTATCCAACTTTCAATGGTGCAATAGGAATGACTTATGAACAGGCTGGTAATGGCAGAGCAGGTTTAGGAGCTTTAACTTATTTAGGAGATACGCTTACTTTAAAAGATAGGCTAGAACATCATTTTACTACAGGTATGAGTACGGTTGAGATAGCTTCTCAAAATGCTGAAAAGCTGAATACAGAATTCAGGAAATACTTCTCTAAAAATATTAACAATCCTGAAGATCAATTTAAAACCTATATCATAAAATGGACTGAGGCTAAAAAAGGGGAAATCAAAATCTTATTAGGCTTTTTGGAAGATCAAAAAATAGAAGTAGGACAAGTAGGGAAAGATCAGAAGCTCAGCGGATATAGCTTTTTTGAAAGAAAGGAAAGTGGTTTCATTTCAAATAAAAAGGATTTAGTAATTAGTGCCTATCAACCAAAATCTACCTTAATCCAAGCACTGTTCGATCCTAAGCCACAATATAGTGATTCCCTTACTTATGATATAACCGCTTGGGCGATTCCTTATGCTTATGGATTGGAAACCTATGGTTTGAAAAGTAAAATTGGTTCTCAGCCTATTGTAAATACAAAATTTGTTCAAGAAAATTTACCTCCTGCTTATGCATATGCTGTCAGATGGGAGTCTTTCAATTCTGCTCAGTTTTTGGCAGAAGCACTCAAAAAAGATGTAAATGTTAGAATTGCTTATAAAAACTTGAATTTTAGTAGTAATCAATTTGCAAAAGGAAGTTTAATTATTACTCAAACTAATAATGAACATATCAAGAATCTTAATGAAGAATTGTTGAAGCTTGCAAATCAATTTGAGATTGAAGTTTTTCCTATATCGACAGGTTTCTCGGATAAAATATATGATATAGGTTCATCGGAAATCCAATTTTTACAAGCACCAAAAATAGCAGTCTTAATGGATGAAGGTGTTTCTTCTCTTGCATATGGTGAAATATGGCATTTTTTCGAGCAGTCATTAGATTACCCAATTACTAGCATAAGGTTGAACAGACTTGATAGAATCAATCTTTCATATTATGATCAGATTATTTTGCCGTCAGGCAGTTATTCCAATTTATCAGAAGAAGGAAGAACTCGACTAGAAAGTTTTTCTAAGTCAGGAGGAAAGCTTATCGTGATGGGCTCTGCCATATCGCTTTTTTCTGATAAAGATAATGAAAATTTAAAGTCAAAAGAGGATGAAACTACAGAGGAAGCTCTGGCTTTATACGAAAATGCAGAAAGAAAGCGGTTGTCAAGCAGTATTTTCGGAGCTATTTATGATATCCAGCTGGATAGTAGTCATCCGCTCGCTTTTGGTTTAGGAGATCAATATTTTAGTCTGAAAACTTCTGGTAAAGCCTATGACTATCTGCCAAATGGCTGGAATGTTGGGGTAATTAAATCGAAAAACAGTCATGTCGCAGGCTTTGCAGGATTCAAAGCAAAAGAAAAGCAGCTTAATAGCATGGTGTTTGGTGTTGAGTCCTCTGGACGTGGTGAAATTGTTTATTTACAAGACGATCCTCTTTTTAGAGCTTTTTGGCACCAAGGAAAAATGTTATTTGCCAATGCTTTATTTATGGTAGGAAATGATTAATTCCTTTATGTAAAGTAAAAAGGCTGTTTTTGATTTTAATTATTCAAAAACAGCCTTTTCTTATGATCTGGAAATTTTCTAAAATTCGTATTCAGGAAGTTTCTCCAAAATATCTTCTACCATATCTTCCAAAGTATATGCCGGCTTCCAATTCCAGTCTTTTTGTGCTTGGCTATCATCTATGCTATTGGGCCAAGTGTCGGCAATCTTTTGTCGGTAATCTACATTGTAAGTAATCTTAAAGTCAGGATGTTGTTTTTTGATTACTTCATAAATGTCCTTTGGAGTGAAACTAAGTGCTCCTAAATTGTAACTAGATCGAACACTTATTTTATCTGCAGGTGCCTGCATTAGATCAATAGTTGCTTTAATAGCATCTGGCATATACATCATTGGGAGGTAAGAATCTTCCCTCAAATAGCATTCGAAATCTTCACCATTTAATGCCTTATGGAAAATGTCAACTGCATAGTCAGTAGTTCCTCCGCCGGGCAATGATTTATAGCCAATCAACCCTGGATATCTTAAACTTCTAACATCTACACCATATTTTTCATGGTAATAGGCGCACCATCTTTCCCCTGCTAATTTACTGATGCCATAAACTGTATTAGGATCCATTACGCAATCCTGTGGTGTATTGTCCACTGGAGAGTTTGGACCAAATACTGCAATTGAACTTGGCCAATATATTTTCGAGAGTTTTTTCTGTCTGGCGACTTCTAAGACGTTAAGCAGACTTTGCATATTAAGATCCCATGCAAAAATCGGGTTTTGCTCCCCCTTGGCAGATAATATCGCTGCTAGCATGTAGATCTCAGTGATATTATATTGATCAACTATTTTAGCCAGTTTTTCAGCATTCATGACGTCCAATTGTTCAAAAGGCTCATTCGGAAGAGGTGCTTTTCTTGGAGCTTGAATATCAGATGCAATTACATTAGCGCTTCCATAAATCGCTCTCAATTCAGTTGTAAGCTCTGTTCCTAGCTGACCATTTGCTCCTATTACTAATATCGTATTCGTTTCCATCGGTAAAATTTTGCACGAATTTCGTTATTTTATTTTGCTAAAAAAATAAATGGAATGAATTGACAATATTTTGTGTTAAAAGGCTGTAATAAGCGGAGCCTTATTTAGAAAAATAATAAATAAGCAGAACTACTTACATCTATTTTATTTCCTGTTACTTAAAAGTTATTTTTGCGTATTCGTTTTAGAATTATGAAAGAAAATTTCAAAGCAATAAGTTTATCATTCAAAAATGCCCCTATCGAAATTAGGGAGCAAGTCTCTCTTAATGACGAGGCTATTGGTAGATTATTGAACTATTTCAAAGAGTTTACCACTGTTTCCGATGTGTTGGTGCTATCCACTTGCAATAGAACAGAGATTTACTATTTCAATGAAGAAGAACTTTCTGAAGATATCATTAAATTAATAGGGATTGAAAAAGGAATCAGTGATTTTGGTTCATTTAAACCCTATTTTGAAATCATTAATGAACATTTACCAGCAGTTGAAAGGTTATTTAGAGTAGCAATGGGCTTAGAAGCTCAAGTTGTTGGTGATATTCAAATTTCAAATCAAGTAAAAAGAGCCTATCAACTTTCAGCTGATTTACAATTGGCAGGTCCTTTCTTGCATCGACTGATGCATACTATATTCTTTACCAATAAAAGAGTAGTGCAAGAAACTCCATTTAGAGATGGTGCTGCTTCAGTTTCTTATGCAGCAACTGAATTAGTGAAAACGCTAACTTCGGATATTAAGAATCCTAGGGTTTTGGTAGTAGGAGTAGGTGAAATAGGTGAAGACGTTTGTAGAAACCTTGTGGGAGATAGTAGGCTTTCAGTTAAAATCACCAATAGAACAGAAGAAAAAGCTAAGGCTTTAGCAGCAGAATGTAATTTTGGGGTCCATCCTTTTACTGAATTGTGGGAAGGTGTAAATGAGGCCGATGTAATTGTTTCTTCCGTGGGAGCATCAGAACCAATATTTACTAAAGAGAAGGTAGATGCTTTAGATATTTTAAGCTTCAAATATTTCATTGATTTATCCGTTCCTCGTTCAGTAAGTAATGAAGTAGAGGAAAATCCAGCTGCTTTGGTTTACAATGTTGACAGTGTGAGAAGTAAAGCGGATGAGGCTTTAGAAAAAAGAATTACGGCCATACCTCAAGTTGAGGATATTATTGAAGAGTCGATGGAGGAATTCAATGATTGGTCAAAAGAAATGGCTGTTTCTCCTACTATTAATAATCTCAAAAATGCACTTGAGCAGATAAGGCAAGAAGAACTTGCTCGTTATCTGAAAGAAATTGAAAGTGAGGACCGTAAAATTGTAGATAAGGTGACCAAGAGCATGATGCAAAAAATCTTGAAATTGCCTGTACTTCAATTAAAAGCTGCTTGCAAAAGGGGCGAAGAAGAAACCTTAATAGGGGTTTTAAATGATTTATTTAATCTTGAAAAAGATACTGAAAAAAAGTAAATCAATAATGCTTGTAGGATAAATGCTTATCCTCTATTTTTGCCAATAAATTATAAAGAAAAAGATATGTTTTACGATATACCGGTAACAGAAGGAGCCAATACATTTTTTTGGATTTTAGTCACTTTAGTGGGCTTAGTAAATGCTATTGCATTTATTGACAAAAGAAATACTGACAAAGAGGAGTCAGAATCTTAATTTTGATCAGTATTAAATTGACATAGTATGAAAAGAATATCCATAATTTTCATACTTTTTTTATGTCTTGTTTCTAGTAAAGAAATAAGGAGCCAATCTTATTTAGGGGTAAAAGGTGGTGCCAATATTCCTTTTGTGAATTATGCTGATTTCACAAATACACCTATTTCAGCCCGATTCTCAACTGCTTATTTTGTTAGTTCAACTTTTGGGATTTCTTATCGCCATATGCAAAGTGACAAAATTGGTGTTCAGGTTGATATAAATTATTCTACAAAAGGCTGGGGGCAAAACACTCTAGATTCTACCAATACCGTCTTTACGAATACTTCTATTACACAAATTGCATATTTAGAAATGCCTTTTTATTTGCACTGGCAAATTTTTGGGACGGATAAATTTAAATTTTTTGTAGATGCTGGAATGTATGTTGCATGGGCATTAAATGCTTCCACTACAACTGAGAATGATCAGGGGCTTGATCAAATTCAGATTTATTATTCTGTGGAGAATGATAATCGGGGAGATTTCGGTCTAGCAGGTGGAGTTGGATTGTCTTATGACTTCTCAGTTTTCGTTCTTCAAATAGATGGAACATTTAAATCAGGATTCGCCAATATTCTACCTGTAAATCATTTCGTACGGGAAAACCCTACCGTCTCTACTAATCAGGTAACCGCCATTCAATTAAGTTTACTTTTCCCACTTTTCAAAGGGTCGAAATAGACTAGGGATTAAAAATAATCTTTCGTATTTTACCCTTTTTATCTATGCAAAGGAACTGTTTTGGTAGTGTATTATGTATTTATGATACCAAATAAGCAGCGCTAATACCTTGGGCCAAACTTTTAACACCTTTATATAAATATGAAAAGCTACCTATTTTTATCCTTGTACATATTTTTTTCAACTTTTCTTTATGCGCAACAAAAACCTATTGAGATTCATTATAAGAAATCTGAGGAGGGCTTTGTGTTTTATGCTAATAATACTGAGCCAATTCCCTATACTGTTAAAATAAATTTTCAAAAGTTGGAGAATTTATACTCCCGATCAGGTGAGAAAAATTTCACAAGAACTATTCCTGCCAATACCTCCAATCTGGAAATTCTTGAACTAAAAAAAATGAAAGTAGATAAAGGGACTTCATTTGATTTTAATTTCCTCTATAATATCGGAGATCAATCGCTGGAAGTTGATACTGAATTTCCATATTTATTGCCTTTCAAACATGGGAAAAGAGTTAGAGTGGGGCAAGGTAATAATGGTGCTGGAACCCATAGAGGAATTAATGCGATTGACTTTAATTTAGAAATAGGAGATAGTATATATGCCGCCAGAAGTGGAATAGTGGTTGAGGTTAAGGAAGATTCTAATGTTGGTGGTAACGATCCAAAATTTGAGCCCTACGGTAATTTCATAAAAGTTTATCATGATGATGGTACAATTGGAAGTTATGTTCATTTAGTGCAAAAGGGGAGTTTTGTTAAAAAGGGAGATCAAATTCAAAAAGGGCAATTGATTGGGATTAGCGGAAATACTGGATGGAGTTCTGGCCCTCATTTACATTTTATGGTTGCTCAAAATAAAGATTTTCGAAATATTACCTTACCTATTAAATTTTTGAACTATAAAAAGCAATTGTTTATCCCGTTGGAGTCGAATAGCTATTATGCATACCATCCTGATAAGCCAGATTTTGAGGTTCAGGACAGTTTTCAAGAATCTAAGTTCGAAGCTGAATTAAAACCATCAGACTTGGACAATACAATAGAATTTGAAACAGAAGAATATGGCGACTACGTTTTGATCTATGTTAATAATGGGATGAATACAGAAATGAATGGGATTTTGAAAATACAATTGAAAAACCTGAAAAGCACTAAAAAATTGCCTTATAGATTCACTGTTCCAGCTCAAACGAGGATGTATTTATTGGCATTGAGCCCTGATGACAGCGGATCATCATTTGGATATCAACTTTCAGGAGAATTTAATTAGATTATTAGATTTTAGATCAACCCAATAGTGCTGATAACGTATGTAGCAACATGGAAAAAGCAAAATTATTATATTTTTACGATCCTTTGTGTGGATGGTGTTTTGGATTTAGTCCGGTAATTAAGAAACTGGAAAAAGATTTTCAGGAACAAATAGATTTTGAAGCCATTAGTGGTGGAATGGTGCTTGGTGATAGAATAAAACCTCTGAGTGAGATGAAGCATTACTTACAAGAAGCAATGCCTCGCTTGGAGGAAATGACTGGAGTTCAATTTGGTAAACCCTACCTAGAGATTTTGGAAGAGGGAAGCTTATTGCTTAATTCTGAATTGCCTTGCATTGCTATGACGGTCTACAAATCTATGACCAACAAATCAAGCATTGATTTTGCCTCTGCTCTACAGTCAGCTTTATATGAAAACGGAGTAAACCTCAATGAGATTGATAATTACCAGGAATTAGTAGAAAGCTTTGACTTGCCTTGGGAAGTATTTAGAAGTAAAATGGAAGACTCAGCTTACAAAGAAAAAACTTATCAAGAATTTCAAATTGGTCAGCAAATGGGAATTGGTGGCTTTCCATCAGTTGTTCTAAGTATTGGCAAACAAGGCTATCTAATTGCAAGAGGCTATAGGCCAGAGTCAGAAATGAAAACTGTAATTGAAGAAATACTCAGTAAAGAAACAGCTGATTCAAAATAATCTACTCAATCACAAGTCAAATGGGATGAGTTCATTAAAAGTGAATCCATCCCTTTTTTATTATTATTTACCACTTCTTCAAATTCAATCCATAAAACCGCTTCATCAATTATTCTAATTGATTACCTTTGCCCAAAATTTGAATTAAGATTTTATCATGCATAGGACACATCATTGCGGAGAGTTAAGAATAGAAAACAAAGGAGAGAAAGTAATTTTAAGCGGTTGGGTACAAAGAGTACGTAATAAAGGCGGCTTGCTTTGGATTGATTTGCGCGATCGTTACGGAATCACACAACTTTTATGTGAAGAAGGAAAAACGAATGAAGACATTCTGAAAGTCGCACGAAAAGTAGGTAGGGAATTTGTTTTGCAAGCTAAAGGCGAAGTTTTGGAGCGCTTCTCTAAAAATGATAAAATGGCTACTGGGGATGTTGAAATATTCCTGGAAGAATTGAATATCCTTAATGCTGCTAAAACACCGCCTTTCACTA
Protein-coding sequences here:
- a CDS encoding DsbA family protein, producing the protein MEKAKLLYFYDPLCGWCFGFSPVIKKLEKDFQEQIDFEAISGGMVLGDRIKPLSEMKHYLQEAMPRLEEMTGVQFGKPYLEILEEGSLLLNSELPCIAMTVYKSMTNKSSIDFASALQSALYENGVNLNEIDNYQELVESFDLPWEVFRSKMEDSAYKEKTYQEFQIGQQMGIGGFPSVVLSIGKQGYLIARGYRPESEMKTVIEEILSKETADSK